One Streptomyces lincolnensis genomic region harbors:
- a CDS encoding helix-turn-helix transcriptional regulator, with the protein MAHGLAGAYERMASVAVAALHEHDPERLWPLLAAALPGLCGGDAVIYKLDDWNERAGTVGFSPGADTVFDRLGGEAMGLLRAGYPFAGHYAHGPDRTPVTARQVVGASWSASPTARLLDDLMDVDHVLGMPLPQSTTPITGCLVYRSGRDFTDDQLRLAERLQPLLAAVEQQRQLLQRWQRLATAHGGTAEQATDLGLTPRETTVLLLLTDALTASAMGRRLGISDRTVHKHIANIYRKLGTHDRISTVLRAQRLGLVPAPSR; encoded by the coding sequence ATGGCACACGGGCTGGCCGGAGCCTACGAGCGCATGGCGTCGGTGGCCGTCGCGGCACTGCACGAGCACGACCCCGAGCGGCTGTGGCCGCTGCTGGCCGCCGCCCTGCCCGGCCTGTGCGGCGGCGACGCCGTGATCTACAAACTCGACGACTGGAACGAGCGCGCGGGCACGGTGGGCTTCTCCCCCGGTGCCGACACGGTGTTCGACCGGCTCGGCGGCGAGGCGATGGGGCTGCTGCGGGCGGGCTACCCCTTCGCCGGGCACTACGCGCACGGGCCCGACAGGACACCCGTCACGGCACGTCAGGTGGTCGGGGCGTCCTGGTCCGCCAGCCCGACCGCACGTCTGCTCGACGACCTCATGGACGTGGACCACGTCCTCGGGATGCCGCTCCCGCAGTCGACCACCCCGATCACCGGCTGCCTCGTCTACCGTTCCGGCCGCGACTTCACCGACGACCAGCTCCGTCTCGCCGAGCGCCTGCAACCGCTGCTGGCCGCGGTCGAGCAGCAGCGGCAGCTTCTGCAACGGTGGCAGCGGCTGGCCACGGCGCACGGCGGCACCGCCGAGCAGGCCACGGACCTCGGCCTGACCCCGCGGGAGACGACCGTTCTGCTCCTGCTCACCGACGCCCTCACGGCGAGCGCGATGGGCCGTCGCCTGGGCATCTCCGACCGTACGGTCCACAAACACATCGCCAACATCTACCGCAAGCTCGGGACGCACGACCGCATCAGCACGGTGCTGCGTGCGCAGCGGCTGGGGCTGGTGCCCGCACCGTCTCGCTGA
- a CDS encoding C40 family peptidase, producing MRNSALATAALTSVALLSQTTGAAAATGDDSPSRDEVQQRVNSLYDRAENDTGTFNATRAGKFPRQRGAAPADGERRTAGPAGTDTRRSADPGLADVTRQWFDAARARVGPTLPASLPADRAQARPAAPRPDRPAERPAQRESFALESPKTSERSVPELTAGFAPESTTMSAAPALPSAPGTQPEAALDALPAADPGRSPLHAAKERNQQKLERARELLAAAQSAQLPGTALPDAQLFSTPPSFEPLPAEDIWQTAPQQAVDETGPQWLVQPQVQAQPQADFTASLPDLSALPEAPAYPPAYSPVADLPVAPAPEPTTNLPFIPAPAPAPDLPVTPAPAPMADLPVAPPPVALVEQTVGTGFSTKAAKVVKVVDFARAQIGKPCLSGAAGPGAYDCSGLTQAAWKAAGVALPRTPQAQASVGTVIPLTELREGDLVFFHDDLSHVGVYTGNGMMVHAPGPGSSIREEPVLSVGESAIRGAVRTV from the coding sequence ATGCGCAACTCCGCGCTCGCCACGGCGGCTCTCACCTCCGTGGCCCTGCTCTCGCAGACCACGGGCGCGGCAGCCGCCACAGGGGACGACAGTCCGAGCCGTGACGAGGTCCAGCAGCGGGTCAACAGCCTCTACGACCGGGCCGAGAACGACACGGGCACCTTCAACGCGACCCGCGCGGGGAAGTTCCCGCGTCAGCGCGGCGCGGCACCGGCCGACGGCGAGCGGCGGACCGCCGGCCCGGCGGGCACCGACACGCGTCGGTCCGCCGACCCCGGCCTGGCCGACGTCACCCGGCAATGGTTCGACGCGGCACGCGCCAGGGTGGGCCCCACCCTCCCGGCGTCCCTGCCCGCCGACCGGGCGCAGGCCCGCCCGGCCGCACCCCGGCCCGACCGCCCCGCGGAACGTCCGGCGCAGCGCGAGTCCTTCGCCCTGGAGAGCCCGAAGACTTCCGAGCGGTCGGTCCCCGAGCTGACCGCCGGCTTCGCCCCGGAGTCGACCACCATGTCCGCCGCCCCGGCGCTGCCGAGCGCACCCGGGACGCAGCCGGAAGCCGCCCTCGACGCCCTGCCCGCCGCCGACCCGGGACGGTCGCCGCTGCACGCGGCCAAGGAGCGCAACCAGCAGAAGCTGGAGCGTGCCCGGGAGTTGCTGGCCGCCGCCCAGAGCGCGCAGCTGCCCGGTACGGCACTGCCCGACGCCCAACTGTTCAGCACGCCGCCGTCGTTCGAGCCCCTCCCGGCCGAGGACATCTGGCAGACCGCACCGCAGCAGGCGGTCGACGAGACCGGCCCCCAGTGGCTGGTCCAGCCTCAGGTCCAGGCCCAGCCCCAGGCCGACTTCACCGCGAGCCTGCCGGACCTGTCCGCCCTGCCCGAGGCCCCGGCCTACCCGCCCGCCTACTCGCCCGTGGCCGATCTCCCCGTCGCCCCGGCTCCCGAACCCACCACGAACCTGCCCTTCATCCCGGCCCCCGCGCCCGCGCCCGACCTCCCGGTCACTCCGGCTCCGGCGCCCATGGCCGACCTCCCCGTCGCTCCGCCCCCCGTGGCCCTCGTCGAGCAGACCGTGGGCACCGGTTTCAGCACGAAGGCCGCCAAGGTGGTCAAGGTCGTCGACTTCGCCCGGGCCCAGATCGGCAAGCCGTGCCTGTCGGGCGCGGCCGGGCCGGGGGCGTACGACTGCTCCGGGCTGACCCAGGCCGCCTGGAAGGCCGCCGGGGTCGCGCTGCCGCGCACCCCGCAGGCCCAGGCGAGCGTGGGCACGGTGATCCCGCTGACCGAACTGCGGGAGGGGGACCTGGTCTTCTTCCACGACGACCTGAGCCATGTGGGCGTGTACACCGGCAACGGCATGATGGTCCACGCCCCGGGCCCGGGGTCCTCCATCCGCGAGGAACCGGTCCTGTCCGTCGGCGAGTCGGCGATCCGCGGCGCGGTGCGCACCGTCTGA
- a CDS encoding glycosyl hydrolase 115 family protein: MAAVGVAPLLPALLPSAARAAPSGGPAFPLVRAGTAVDVFVDAADDPAVIRAAGDLQADVERVGGVRPRLLHALPERASLLVVVGTLGASPVVDRLVADRRLDVSGVKGRWEASVTQVVERPLPGVDRALIIAGSDRRGTIYGVYDTSERIGVSPWYWWADMPVERRDTVTVPTGPLKRYEPSVRYRGIFINDEQNLTTWSHRTQEPDKNIGPETYKRVFELLLRLKANYLWPAMHPYSDFFNKHRENPELADRYGIVVGSSHPEALLRNGVHEWEPWAKEHPGADGTLPVYDYTVNPAVISAYWRARARQNASYESSWTIGMRGLHDSALETKYATTVPEKVVVMNDIIADQRRILTEEVGTAAEPQIFIPYKEVLELYNAGVKVPEDVTLIWPDDNHGNMRQLPNDAERARPGGNGIYYHLSYWGRPRSYLWLDTTQLAKVWQELRRVYEHGVDRMWIFNVGDIKSIETGLSFSLDMAWDVDRWNADGANDVEAFVAEWAGRQFGRRYGLEIAAIRTEYYRLAAERRPEFIDRAMFSVVHHGDEAGRRLAAYDRLLERARTLGARLPEAYRDAYYELVEYPVHGAYLMNLKYYWADRNALAVRQGRGAGTNRFADLAEAAHTAEAAITKRYNTEVAGGKWDGIVNPYPSQIPKAPGRPAVTRIPRQDTSGLGVAAEGNETGALRPLSFSSYTRDRRFVDVFNTGFLPVDWTAEAAEPWVLLSTTGGSLTEQTRVWVEVDWARAPEGTHDVVVTVSGAGQRTEVPLRVVNDGERARRRVRGFVEAHGYVSIDAVHTERRIARGGARWRTVRGLGRRTAALEAVPSTAASVTDDLARRAPELRYRVRFAGTGTFPVTVFRLPSLDERGHRRLAVGLDDRPVTVLSGQAVATGNRGDAWARNVEEGVEKLTAQVTVTEPGEHVLRLFMVDAAITVDQIVIDTGGLPGSYLAPPESYHPVFNPAPAHAPGLDAPAV, encoded by the coding sequence ATGGCCGCCGTCGGCGTCGCCCCGCTGCTCCCGGCCCTTCTCCCCTCCGCCGCCCGGGCCGCGCCGTCGGGAGGACCGGCGTTCCCGCTGGTGCGGGCGGGCACCGCCGTCGACGTGTTCGTGGACGCGGCGGACGACCCCGCCGTGATCCGCGCGGCCGGAGACCTCCAGGCGGACGTGGAACGGGTGGGCGGGGTACGGCCGCGGCTGCTGCACGCCCTGCCGGAGCGGGCATCGCTCCTGGTCGTGGTGGGCACGCTCGGCGCGAGCCCGGTCGTGGACCGGCTGGTCGCGGACCGGCGGCTGGACGTCTCCGGAGTGAAGGGCCGCTGGGAGGCCTCGGTGACCCAGGTGGTGGAGCGCCCACTGCCGGGCGTGGACCGTGCCCTGATCATCGCGGGCAGCGACCGGCGCGGCACGATCTACGGCGTCTACGACACCTCGGAGCGCATCGGCGTCTCGCCCTGGTACTGGTGGGCCGACATGCCCGTGGAACGCCGCGACACCGTGACGGTGCCGACGGGTCCCCTCAAGCGGTACGAGCCGTCCGTCCGTTACCGGGGCATCTTCATCAACGACGAGCAGAACCTCACCACCTGGTCGCACCGCACCCAGGAGCCGGACAAGAACATCGGCCCCGAGACGTACAAGCGGGTCTTCGAACTTCTGCTGCGCCTGAAGGCCAACTACCTCTGGCCCGCCATGCACCCGTACTCCGACTTCTTCAACAAGCACCGCGAGAACCCCGAACTCGCCGACCGCTACGGCATCGTCGTCGGCTCCAGCCACCCCGAGGCACTGCTCCGCAACGGCGTCCACGAGTGGGAGCCATGGGCCAAGGAGCACCCCGGCGCGGACGGGACCCTGCCCGTGTACGACTACACGGTGAACCCGGCGGTCATCTCCGCGTACTGGAGAGCCAGAGCGAGACAGAACGCGTCGTACGAGAGCAGCTGGACGATCGGCATGCGCGGGCTGCACGACAGCGCGCTGGAGACGAAGTACGCGACGACCGTCCCGGAGAAGGTCGTGGTGATGAACGACATCATCGCCGACCAGCGCCGGATCCTGACCGAGGAGGTCGGCACCGCGGCCGAGCCGCAGATCTTCATCCCGTACAAGGAGGTCCTGGAGCTGTACAACGCGGGCGTGAAGGTTCCCGAGGACGTCACGCTGATCTGGCCGGACGACAACCACGGCAACATGCGCCAGTTGCCGAACGACGCGGAGCGGGCCCGTCCGGGCGGCAACGGCATCTACTACCACCTGTCCTACTGGGGCCGTCCGCGCAGCTACCTGTGGCTGGACACCACCCAACTGGCCAAGGTCTGGCAGGAGTTGCGCCGCGTGTACGAGCACGGCGTCGACCGCATGTGGATCTTCAACGTGGGTGACATCAAGTCGATCGAGACCGGGCTGTCCTTCTCCCTGGACATGGCCTGGGACGTGGACCGCTGGAACGCCGACGGGGCGAACGACGTGGAGGCCTTCGTCGCCGAGTGGGCGGGACGGCAGTTCGGGCGGCGCTACGGCCTGGAGATCGCCGCGATCCGCACCGAGTACTACCGGCTCGCGGCCGAGCGGCGGCCGGAGTTCATCGACCGCGCGATGTTCTCCGTGGTCCACCACGGCGACGAGGCCGGACGCCGGCTGGCGGCCTACGACCGGCTGCTGGAGCGGGCCCGGACGCTGGGCGCCAGGTTGCCCGAGGCGTACCGGGACGCCTACTACGAGCTCGTCGAATACCCGGTCCACGGGGCCTACTTGATGAACCTGAAGTACTACTGGGCGGACCGCAACGCGCTCGCGGTACGGCAGGGCCGCGGGGCCGGGACCAACCGCTTCGCCGACCTGGCGGAGGCCGCGCACACCGCGGAGGCGGCGATCACCAAGCGGTACAACACCGAGGTGGCGGGCGGGAAATGGGACGGGATCGTCAACCCGTACCCCTCCCAGATCCCCAAGGCGCCCGGCCGCCCGGCCGTCACCCGGATCCCCCGGCAGGACACCTCGGGGCTGGGGGTGGCGGCCGAGGGCAACGAGACCGGAGCGCTCCGGCCGCTGTCGTTCTCCTCCTACACCCGGGACCGCCGTTTCGTGGACGTCTTCAACACCGGCTTCCTGCCCGTGGACTGGACGGCCGAGGCCGCTGAGCCCTGGGTGCTGCTGAGCACGACGGGCGGTTCGCTCACCGAGCAGACGCGGGTGTGGGTGGAGGTCGACTGGGCGCGGGCCCCCGAGGGCACCCACGACGTCGTGGTCACCGTGTCGGGCGCCGGGCAGCGGACCGAGGTGCCGCTGCGGGTGGTCAACGACGGGGAGCGGGCACGCAGGCGGGTGCGGGGGTTCGTCGAGGCCCACGGGTACGTCTCGATCGACGCCGTGCACACCGAGCGGCGCATCGCGCGCGGCGGCGCCCGCTGGCGGACCGTGCGCGGACTGGGACGTCGTACGGCCGCGCTGGAAGCCGTGCCGTCGACGGCCGCGTCCGTGACCGACGACCTCGCCCGCCGGGCGCCGGAGCTCAGGTACCGGGTGCGCTTCGCGGGCACCGGGACCTTCCCGGTCACCGTCTTCCGCCTGCCGTCCCTGGACGAGCGCGGGCACCGCCGGCTGGCCGTCGGACTCGACGACCGGCCGGTCACCGTCCTGTCGGGCCAGGCCGTCGCGACCGGCAACCGGGGAGACGCCTGGGCGCGCAACGTCGAGGAGGGCGTCGAGAAACTGACCGCGCAGGTGACCGTCACCGAACCCGGTGAGCATGTGCTGCGGCTGTTCATGGTGGACGCCGCGATCACGGTGGACCAGATCGTCATCGACACCGGCGGTCTGCCGGGCAGCTACCTCGCCCCACCGGAGAGCTATCACCCGGTGTTCAACCCGGCCCCGGCCCACGCGCCGGGCCTGGACGCTCCCGCCGTGTAG
- a CDS encoding aminoglycoside phosphotransferase family protein, translated as MSTSAPVEVPDGLVASYGRAFGDEGRDWIARLPGLAGEMLERWELRRDGEPGAGEASLVLPVVRADGSGAVLKLQLPREEVDAALVGLRVWDGDGMVRLLDHDPDSGSMLLERLEPRSLASVADDDTAMGVLAELQARLVAVPAPQGLRALGDIAAEMLDQVPRAVTALADPADRRLLRAWASAVTDLVDEPGDRMLHWDLHYDNVLAADREPWLAIDPEPLAGDPGFDLWPALNSRWDDVVAAGDSARVVRRRFDLLTGTLGLDRRRAAGWTRGRLLQNALWDIEDGETALDPAAAAMAEALPR; from the coding sequence ATGAGTACGTCCGCCCCGGTCGAGGTCCCCGACGGGCTGGTGGCGTCGTACGGCAGGGCCTTCGGTGACGAAGGGCGGGACTGGATCGCCCGGCTGCCCGGGCTCGCTGGCGAGATGCTGGAGCGCTGGGAGTTGAGGCGTGACGGGGAGCCCGGCGCGGGAGAGGCCTCGCTGGTGCTGCCGGTGGTGCGGGCGGACGGCAGTGGGGCCGTGCTGAAGCTTCAGCTGCCCCGGGAGGAGGTCGACGCCGCGCTCGTCGGGCTGCGCGTCTGGGACGGCGACGGCATGGTGCGGCTGCTCGATCACGACCCGGACAGCGGGAGCATGCTGCTGGAACGGCTGGAACCCCGGTCCCTGGCCTCGGTGGCGGACGACGACACCGCGATGGGTGTCCTGGCCGAGCTGCAGGCGAGGCTCGTGGCCGTCCCCGCGCCCCAGGGCCTGAGAGCGCTCGGGGACATCGCGGCCGAGATGCTGGACCAGGTCCCCAGGGCGGTCACCGCCCTGGCCGACCCCGCCGACCGGCGCCTCCTGCGCGCCTGGGCGTCGGCGGTGACCGACCTGGTCGACGAGCCGGGGGACCGGATGCTGCACTGGGATCTGCACTACGACAACGTCCTCGCCGCGGACCGCGAGCCGTGGCTCGCCATCGATCCCGAACCGCTCGCCGGGGACCCCGGCTTCGACCTGTGGCCCGCCCTGAACAGCCGGTGGGACGACGTCGTGGCCGCCGGGGATTCCGCACGCGTCGTGCGGCGCCGGTTCGACCTGCTCACCGGGACGCTTGGCCTGGACCGCCGACGCGCGGCCGGCTGGACGCGGGGACGGCTGCTCCAGAACGCCCTCTGGGACATCGAGGACGGGGAGACGGCCCTGGACCCGGCCGCGGCGGCCATGGCGGAAGCCCTCCCGCGCTGA